A portion of the uncultured Draconibacterium sp. genome contains these proteins:
- the nuoE gene encoding NADH-quinone oxidoreductase subunit NuoE has product MDPIQSLIKNLADKHGRSRESVLPILQGVVEQEKFLSERSMVEIAREIDIPAADVYGTATFYSFLETKPAGKFIIRVCKTITCAMKGKNQVLFAIQDMLKIRLGETTPDKQFTLLETNCLGWCHKAPAMLINDEIYTELTPEKVREILTSYMTENANQ; this is encoded by the coding sequence ATGGATCCAATCCAATCGTTAATTAAAAACCTGGCCGACAAACATGGTCGTAGCCGGGAAAGTGTTTTACCGATTTTGCAAGGAGTGGTTGAACAAGAAAAATTCCTCTCCGAACGTTCGATGGTCGAGATTGCACGTGAAATCGATATCCCGGCTGCCGATGTTTACGGAACAGCCACTTTTTACTCTTTTCTGGAAACAAAACCTGCCGGAAAATTTATTATTCGCGTATGCAAAACCATTACCTGTGCGATGAAAGGCAAAAACCAGGTTTTATTTGCCATACAAGACATGCTGAAAATCAGGTTAGGGGAAACCACCCCCGACAAACAATTTACGCTGCTGGAAACCAATTGTCTTGGCTGGTGCCACAAAGCGCCGGCAATGCTCATCAACGACGAAATTTATACCGAACTCACACCCGAAAAAGTGAGGGAAATTTTAACAAGTTACATGACCGAGAACGCTAACCAATAA
- a CDS encoding NADH-dependent [FeFe] hydrogenase, group A6 produces MSKKLNITINGFPVEIASGKTILEAAEEQGITIPTLCHHKDLCVAGNCRVCVVEVTGQNRLSAACATPCEEGMEILTNSLKVRNSRKQIIELLLAEHNADCTKCYRNGNCELQTLASEYKIMTQDFIELVPLKNYSIDKFSPSIMKDDSKCIKCQRCVRTCAELQGVNALTVAHKGDKMKITTFFEKAMRDVVCTNCGQCVNHCPTGALVEKNYIEEVWEAIANPNKHVVVQTAPAVRVGLGEELGLKPGKRVTGQMVAALKRLGFDSVLDTDFTADLTIIEEGTELLTRLKKALVEKDDSVKLPMATSCSPGWIKYIEHMYPEHLDNLSTCKSPQQMFGALVKTYYAKARNLEPENIVSVSIMPCTAKKYEAYRPEMHDSGYRDVDYVLTTRELAILIKQAGLDFYKLEPVKYDRLMGESTGAAAIFGATGGVMEAALRTAYEIITGREVPFDNLNIDPVRGMGGIREASIKIENPVDEWAFLDGVELKCAVAHGLINAKTVMDAVRDGTADYHFIEFMACPGGCLGGGGQPIPTNPEIRAKRAEAIYAEDEGLPIRKSHDNPEIKKLYKDFLKEPLGEVSHHLLHTKYTKRERY; encoded by the coding sequence ATGAGCAAGAAATTAAATATTACAATAAACGGTTTCCCGGTTGAGATTGCTTCAGGGAAAACCATTCTGGAAGCAGCAGAAGAACAAGGTATTACCATTCCAACGCTATGTCATCATAAAGATTTGTGTGTTGCCGGAAATTGCAGGGTTTGTGTGGTTGAAGTAACCGGGCAAAATCGTCTTTCGGCCGCTTGTGCCACACCATGTGAAGAAGGAATGGAAATTCTTACCAACAGTTTAAAGGTACGTAACTCCAGAAAGCAAATTATTGAGCTGCTTTTGGCAGAACATAACGCCGATTGCACAAAATGTTACCGCAACGGAAATTGCGAATTACAAACATTGGCATCGGAGTACAAAATTATGACCCAGGATTTTATCGAACTGGTTCCGTTAAAAAACTACTCCATCGACAAGTTTTCGCCATCAATTATGAAAGACGACAGCAAGTGTATAAAATGCCAGCGCTGTGTGAGAACATGTGCCGAGCTGCAAGGTGTAAATGCACTTACGGTAGCCCACAAAGGCGACAAAATGAAAATTACAACTTTCTTTGAAAAAGCGATGCGCGATGTGGTTTGTACTAACTGCGGGCAATGTGTTAATCACTGTCCTACAGGCGCTTTGGTTGAGAAAAACTATATTGAAGAAGTTTGGGAAGCTATTGCCAACCCAAATAAACATGTGGTTGTACAAACAGCTCCTGCCGTGCGCGTAGGTTTAGGTGAAGAACTGGGCTTGAAACCCGGGAAACGTGTCACCGGCCAAATGGTGGCTGCATTAAAACGTTTGGGATTCGATTCGGTTTTAGATACCGACTTTACTGCCGACCTTACAATTATTGAAGAAGGAACGGAGTTACTAACCCGACTGAAAAAAGCCCTGGTTGAAAAAGATGATTCAGTAAAGCTGCCAATGGCTACTTCCTGTTCTCCGGGTTGGATAAAATACATCGAACATATGTATCCGGAACACCTCGACAACCTGTCAACATGTAAATCGCCACAACAAATGTTTGGTGCACTGGTAAAAACCTATTACGCTAAAGCCCGAAATCTCGAGCCGGAAAATATTGTTTCGGTTTCGATTATGCCATGTACGGCTAAAAAATACGAAGCTTATCGTCCGGAGATGCACGACAGTGGTTACCGCGATGTTGATTATGTATTAACTACACGCGAGCTGGCCATTTTAATTAAACAGGCCGGACTCGATTTTTATAAACTTGAACCGGTTAAATACGATCGCTTAATGGGTGAATCTACCGGAGCTGCAGCAATTTTTGGAGCAACCGGAGGTGTAATGGAAGCTGCACTGCGAACAGCTTACGAAATTATTACCGGTCGTGAGGTTCCATTTGATAACCTTAATATTGATCCTGTCAGGGGAATGGGCGGAATTCGCGAGGCTTCCATAAAAATTGAAAACCCTGTTGATGAATGGGCGTTTCTTGATGGTGTTGAATTAAAATGTGCGGTGGCACACGGTTTGATTAATGCCAAAACAGTTATGGATGCTGTACGTGATGGAACTGCCGATTATCATTTTATTGAGTTTATGGCTTGCCCTGGAGGCTGTTTGGGCGGTGGCGGACAACCAATCCCTACCAATCCCGAAATCAGAGCAAAACGTGCCGAGGCCATTTATGCGGAAGATGAGGGACTGCCAATTCGGAAATCGCATGATAATCCGGAGATTAAAAAACTCTATAAAGATTTTCTGAAAGAACCACTTGGAGAAGTTTCGCATCATTTACTGCATACGAAATATACAAAACGAGAAAGGTATTAA
- a CDS encoding alpha/beta hydrolase, producing the protein MHKKLSLVVVLIFLVVISFSQERYTSDLFDEIRVETATYSTKDGENLDMDIYLPQNDYEPERAAIIYVHGGGFSGGKRDDETIKSFCTHLANYGYVVASISYRLTRKGTPEGFGCDCPATEKLNTIYAASEDLQDAAFFLIENRHQYAINPQQIILSGSSAGAETVLYTAYQPPYCYGLDSGPVSFAGVIGMAGAIPDTTALYYESAIPSLLFHGTDDNLVPYGTAPHHYCDEDAAGYWILHGSKTIAEKLDKLEVPYWLHTSCGAAHEINISPVNDYFDVIIEFCSQFAIENNGDQRHTIIEGKQNAEKYATYNYCSE; encoded by the coding sequence ATGCATAAAAAGTTAAGCCTCGTTGTTGTGTTGATATTTCTGGTTGTAATATCATTTTCCCAGGAACGATACACTTCTGACCTATTTGACGAGATAAGAGTAGAAACAGCAACCTACTCCACAAAAGATGGTGAAAATCTGGATATGGATATTTACCTTCCGCAAAACGATTACGAACCCGAACGTGCTGCAATAATTTATGTGCATGGCGGGGGTTTTAGCGGCGGAAAACGCGACGATGAAACCATAAAATCGTTTTGCACGCATTTGGCCAATTATGGTTATGTAGTTGCATCAATCTCATACCGATTAACACGAAAAGGAACACCCGAGGGATTTGGATGCGATTGTCCGGCTACCGAGAAGCTTAACACCATTTATGCCGCTAGCGAAGATCTGCAAGATGCAGCTTTCTTTTTAATCGAAAACCGACATCAGTACGCCATAAATCCACAACAGATCATTTTGTCGGGAAGTAGTGCCGGAGCAGAAACCGTATTATACACGGCTTACCAGCCTCCTTATTGTTATGGTCTGGATTCGGGGCCGGTTTCGTTTGCAGGCGTAATTGGCATGGCAGGAGCGATTCCTGACACTACGGCTTTATACTATGAATCAGCAATCCCGTCGCTGTTATTCCACGGCACTGATGATAATCTTGTTCCGTATGGCACGGCGCCTCATCATTATTGCGATGAAGACGCGGCAGGTTACTGGATTTTACATGGTTCAAAAACTATTGCCGAAAAACTTGACAAACTGGAAGTTCCATACTGGTTGCACACATCGTGTGGAGCTGCCCACGAAATAAATATCTCGCCGGTTAATGATTATTTCGATGTAATTATTGAATTTTGCAGCCAGTTTGCCATTGAAAATAATGGCGACCAGCGACATACGATTATCGAAGGAAAACAAAACGCAGAAAAATACGCAACTTATAACTACTGTTCAGAATGA
- a CDS encoding methylated-DNA--[protein]-cysteine S-methyltransferase, with the protein MAQFTRYINSPVGWLRLQSTETHLTAVCFDAEEDMNSSVQPTILKETESQLKEYFAGDRKHFNLRLAPEGTEFQQKIWQLVEKVPFGETSSYLDIAKQSGSEKNTRAVGLANGKNPIPIIIPCHRIIGSSGKLTGYAGGLERKRWLLKHELANTTSAGRLF; encoded by the coding sequence ATGGCACAATTTACCCGATATATTAATTCTCCGGTTGGCTGGCTCAGACTTCAGTCGACTGAAACGCATTTAACAGCAGTTTGTTTTGATGCTGAAGAAGACATGAACTCTTCTGTTCAACCAACAATTCTTAAAGAAACGGAAAGTCAACTAAAGGAATATTTTGCCGGCGACAGAAAACACTTTAACCTTCGGCTTGCCCCTGAAGGAACAGAATTTCAGCAAAAAATATGGCAATTGGTAGAGAAAGTTCCTTTTGGAGAAACAAGCAGCTACCTCGACATTGCGAAACAATCCGGTTCGGAAAAGAATACGCGTGCCGTCGGGCTGGCCAACGGAAAAAATCCGATCCCCATAATTATTCCTTGTCATCGCATTATTGGCAGCTCAGGAAAGTTAACCGGTTATGCCGGAGGATTAGAACGCAAACGCTGGTTGCTAAAGCACGAGCTGGCAAACACAACTTCTGCAGGTCGACTATTCTAA
- a CDS encoding NADH-ubiquinone oxidoreductase-F iron-sulfur binding region domain-containing protein, translated as MASSHQLKRVDFIFRNENDWEKVLSTTIKKKPQELINELISSELKGRGGAGFPTGLKWKLTAESKEKEKYVICNADEGEPGTFKDREILSRVPYKVLTAMAICGYITGATQGYIYLRGEYKFLEPELNKAIDEFSYYCKETNLDFNISIFMGSGAYICGEETALMESMEGKRGEPRNKPPFPTQSGYMGKPTVINNVETLVHSFTIFKYGAKKFYDLGVQYSRGTKLFSVSGDTPKPGIYELELGMSLQDFVYEFGDGDTKAVQVGGASGFLVPRKKFKDAAIGFKGKLTGISLPTGGSMMLFNSSRSMFNVLDNYLEFFREESCGQCTPCRVGCQQLLLGIKAVKRGEKPASYLDKLLRLTETMQYTAKCGLGQSVANSFSSIVENFREEMIY; from the coding sequence ATGGCAAGTTCACATCAACTAAAACGTGTTGATTTCATTTTTAGAAATGAAAACGACTGGGAAAAAGTACTTTCTACAACGATAAAAAAGAAACCACAAGAGTTAATAAACGAATTGATTAGCTCGGAACTGAAAGGACGTGGCGGGGCAGGATTTCCAACTGGACTAAAATGGAAACTCACTGCGGAATCAAAAGAAAAAGAGAAATATGTAATTTGTAACGCCGACGAAGGAGAACCAGGCACTTTTAAAGACCGCGAAATATTATCGCGCGTACCATACAAAGTGCTAACAGCAATGGCCATTTGCGGATACATTACCGGGGCAACTCAAGGCTATATTTACTTGCGCGGCGAATATAAATTTCTGGAGCCTGAGCTGAATAAAGCAATCGATGAGTTTAGCTACTACTGCAAAGAAACAAATCTCGATTTTAATATTTCGATTTTTATGGGCAGTGGTGCATACATTTGCGGCGAAGAAACCGCCTTAATGGAATCGATGGAAGGCAAACGTGGCGAACCACGCAACAAACCACCATTTCCAACCCAATCAGGATACATGGGAAAACCAACAGTGATAAACAATGTTGAAACACTGGTACACTCATTTACCATTTTTAAATATGGTGCTAAAAAGTTCTACGACCTTGGTGTTCAATACTCGCGAGGCACTAAACTTTTTTCAGTATCGGGCGATACACCAAAACCCGGAATTTACGAATTGGAACTGGGGATGAGTCTGCAGGATTTTGTGTATGAATTTGGCGACGGTGATACGAAAGCGGTACAGGTTGGTGGAGCATCGGGTTTTCTTGTTCCGCGCAAGAAATTTAAAGATGCGGCCATTGGTTTTAAGGGAAAACTAACCGGTATTTCGCTTCCTACGGGTGGATCGATGATGCTTTTTAATAGTTCGCGCTCGATGTTTAATGTGCTCGACAACTACCTCGAATTTTTCCGTGAAGAATCGTGCGGACAATGTACACCTTGCCGCGTTGGCTGCCAGCAATTACTGTTGGGAATAAAAGCTGTTAAACGTGGCGAAAAACCGGCTTCTTATCTCGATAAATTACTACGTCTTACCGAAACCATGCAGTATACTGCCAAATGTGGCTTAGGCCAGTCGGTAGCAAATTCTTTCTCTTCAATCGTTGAAAATTTCAGAGAAGAAATGATCTATTAA